One segment of Brassica napus cultivar Da-Ae chromosome C3, Da-Ae, whole genome shotgun sequence DNA contains the following:
- the LOC106381651 gene encoding tyrosine--tRNA ligase 2, cytoplasmic encodes MAAPSDNAPPTQASSLASKLQISEEVERRYNMIKSVGEQCINDDELRDLLAKKAAPVCYDGFEPSGKMHIAQGLMKIMNVNKLTSAGCRVKIWIADWFAFMNNKFGGDLKKIRIVGEYYKEIFQAAGMNGENVEFLWSSDEINARGDEYWPLVMDIACRNSLAKIKRCMPIMGHSETDELSAAHVLYVCMQCADPLFLEADICQLGMDQQTVNLLARDYCDETERGNKPVILSHHMLPGLLQGQTKMSTSDPSSAIFMEDDEAEVNRKIRKKAFCLPKIVEGNPCLEYVKYIILPWFSEFTVERDEKFGGNKTFSNFEDIAADYERDQLHPTDLKKALSKALNKILQPIRDHFKTNNRAKNLLKEVNNLLKQDHKSNRVVPTALSKEMKALSVNAPSSASGLQMSEEVEKKYNIVRSIGEECIQEDELKNLLAKKPTPICYDGFEPSGRMHIAQGVMKVTNVNKLTSAGCKVKIWIADWFAQLNNKLGGDLEKIKVVGEYFKEIWEAGGMNPEKVEFLWASDEISTRGNTYWPLVMDIARRNNLRRILRCGQIMGRSETEVLSAAQILYPCMQCADIFLLEADICQLGMDQRKVNMLAREYCDDIKRKNKPIILSHHMLPGLRQGQEKMSKSDPSSAIFMEDEEDAVNKKISEAHCPERTVAGNPCLEYVKYLVLPRFNEFVVENEKNGGNKTFTSFEDIAADYESGELSREDLKKALIKALNIMLQPVRHHFKTNERAKNLLKQVKLFGVTR; translated from the exons ATGGCGGCTCCTTCAGATAATGCACCACCAACTCAGGCTTCTTCCTTGGCCTCCAAGTTACA GATAAGCGAGGAGGTCGAAAGAAGATACAATATGATTAAAAGCGTCGGCGAGCAATGCATAAACGATGATGAGCTGAGAGACCTTCTGGCTAAGAAGGCTGCTCCGGTCTGCTATGACGGTTTTGAACCATCAGGAAAGATGCATATCGCTCAG GGACTGATGAAGATCATGAACGTGAACAAACTGACATCTGCTGGCTGCCGAGTCAAAATTTGGATCGCTGATTGGTTTGCGTTTATGAACAACAAGTTTGGAGGAGATTTGAAGAAAATAAGGATTGTTGGAGAATATTACAAGGAGATATTTCAAGCTGCTGGGATGAACGGTGAGAATGTGGAGTTTCTATGGTCTTCCGATGAGATTAACGCTAGGGGAGATGAGTACTGGCCTCTTGTGATGGACATTGCCTGCAGAAACAGTCTCGCCAAAATAAAACG GTGTATGCCTATTATGGGTCATAGTGAGACAGATGAGCTCAGTGCAGCTCACGTTCTGTACGTTTGTATGCAATGTGCAGACCCTTTGTTCCTAGAG GCAGATATTTGCCAGCTTGGGATGGATCAGCAAACAGTGAATTTGCTAGCAAGAGACTACTGTGATGAGACTGAGAGGGGGAACAAACCTGTCATCCTGTCTCACC ATATGCTTCCTGGTCTTCTACAAGGGCAGACAAAGATGTCTACGAGTGATCCTTCATCTGCCATCTTCATGGAAGATGACGAG GCTGAAGTTAATAGGAAGATAAGAAAGAAAGCTTTCTGCCTTCCGAAGATTGTGGAAGGTAACCCATGCTTGGAATACGTCAAATACATCATTCTACCATGGTTCAGTGAGTTCACAGTTGAGAGAGATGAAAAGTTCGGCGGTAACAA GACCTTCAGTAACTTTGAAGACATTGCCGCTGACTATGAGAGAGACCAGTTGCACCCTACGGATCTGAAGAAGGCTCTGTCGAAAGCATTGAATAAGATACTGCAA CCTATCCGTGATCATTTCAAAACTAACAATCGTGCCAAGAATCTGCTAAAAGAGGTCAATAATCTGCTCAAACAG GATCATAAAAGCAACag AGTTGTTCCAACGGCTCTATCCAAGGAGATGAAGGCTCTTTCCGTCAACGCACCTTCCTCAGCTTCCGGATTACA GATGAGCGAAGAGGTAgagaaaaaatacaatattgtaAGGAGTATTGGCGAGGAATGCATACAAGAGGATGAGCTAAAGAATTTGTTAGCCAAGAAGCCTACTCCAATCTGCTACGATGGTTTTGAACCATCGGGAAGGATGCACATCGCCCAG GGAGTGATGAAGGTCACAAATGTGAACAAACTGACGTCAGCTGGTTGCAAAGTGAAAATCTGGATCGCAGATTGGTTTGCTCAGTTGAACAACAAGTTGGGAGGTGACTTGGAGAAAATCAAAGTTGTTGGTGAATACTTCAAGGAGATTTGGGAAGCTGGTGGGATGAATCCTGAGAAAGTAGAGTTTCTTTGGGCTTCAGATGAAATCAGTACAAGGGGCAATACGTATTGGCCTCTTGTGATGGATATTGCACGTAGAAACAACCTACGTCGAATCTTGAG GTGTGGGCAGATCATGGGACGTAGTGAGACAGAGGTCCTAAGTGCAGCGCAAATCCTCTACCCTTGTATGCAGTGTGCGGATATTTTCTTACTTGAG GCTGATATCTGCCAGCTAGGGATGGATCAGAGGAAAGTAAACATGCTTGCAAGAGAGTACTGTGATGACATTAAGAGAAAAAATAAACCCATCATCTTGTCTCACC ATATGCTTCCTGGTCTTCGACAAGGACAAGAAAAGATGTCCAAAAGTGATCCATCATCTGCCATATTTATGGAAGATGAGGAG GATGCTGTTAACAAGAAGATCAGCGAAGCTCATTGCCCAGAGAGAACTGTTGCAGGAAATCCGTGTCTTGAATACGTCAAGTACTTAGTTCTACCACGATTCAATGAGTTCGTGGttgaaaatgaaaagaatgGCGGTAACAA GACCTTCACAAGCTTTGAAGATATTGCTGCTGACTACGAGAGCGGCGAGTTGAGTCGTGAAGATCTGAAGAAAGCTTTGATAAAGGCATTGAATATAATGCTGCAA CCTGTTCGCCATCATTTCAAAACCAACGAGCGCGCCAAAAATCTACTGAAACAGGTCAAG CTTTTTGGAGTCACCAGATGA
- the LOC106381653 gene encoding UPF0725 protein At5g63820-like yields the protein MANKESSELGSLPTSPMAKRARTCETTGERLRGPVRVPRSIGLTNRGLAYGFDLYYNDDPPTLLVPCTWSKNYGIGLYGRIGLQCYNLQKGTNLKFKRLEKHSTKDTSFFSLYITLEATDPATGSVCSFQTQFGDAGRRISLGARITWLTLASTIKQIYNQPIDDVWDEDTPGINEFYKVPMPKWFSDEARERDSKKYYVVPESELHDNDWLQLLMEVAFFSKADRCLDAYLPLELKNVVVETFEDYTTEPSEKLKADNAIFYISYKCCSDPSTPLAGDHRAIVRKTMDGKPGHMCLEVALTKEQE from the exons ATGGCTAACAAAGAATCAAGTGAGCTGGGGAGTTTACCAACATCCCCAATGGCTAAGCGCGCCCGAACGTGTGAAACTACAGGAGAACGGCTACGGGGACCGGTACGGGTACCCCGCTCGATCGGCTTGACAAATCGTGGTCTGGCCTAT ggtTTTGATCTGTATTACAATGACGATCCGCCTACATTATTAGTTCCGTGTACTTGGAGTAAAAACTATGGTATCGGTCTCTATGGTAGGATTGGACTCCAATGCTACAATCTTCAGAAG GGAACAAACTTAAAGTTTAAACGCTTGGAGAAACATAGTACCAAGGACACTTCGTTCTTCAGCCTCTACATAACTTTGGAGGCAACCGATCCGGCCACTGGCTCTGTCTGCTCTTTTCAGACTCAGTTTGGCGATGCAGGACGCCGCATTTCGTTGGGGGCTAGGATTACCTGGTTGACCTTAGCGTCCACAATCAAACAAATAT ATAACCAGCCTATTGATGATGTATGGGACGAGGACACACCTGGAATAAATGAGTTCTACAAAGTTCCAATGCCCAAATGGTTTTCTGATGAAGCCAGGGAACGTGACAGTAAAAAGTATTACGTG GTGCCAGAATCAGAGCTGCATGACAATGACTGGCTTCAACTTCTCATGGAAGTCGCCTTCTTCTCCAAAGCAGATCGT tgtttggatgcttaccTACCCTTGGAGCTCAAGAACGTTGTTGTGGAAACTTTTGAAGATTACACAACAGAGCCTAGTGAGAAGCTCAAAGCTGATAACGCAATCTTCTACATTAGTTACAAGTGTTGCTCTGATCCTTCAACGCCTTTGGCTGGTGATCACCGTGCCATAGTAAGGAAAACCATGGATGGCAAACCAGGCCACATGTGTCTTGAGGTTGCTCTTACCAAAGAACAAGAATGA
- the LOC125575474 gene encoding tyrosine--tRNA ligase 2, cytoplasmic-like, giving the protein MVGLDRRHRSISRFTQYFINARGDEYWPLVMDIACRNSLAKIKRCMPIMGHSETDELSAAHVLYVCMQCADPLFLEADICQLGMDQQTVNLLARDYCDETERGNKPVILSHHMLPTKMSKNDPSSAIFMDDDEGEVNRKIKKKAYCPPKIVEGNPCLEYVKYISLPWFNEFTVERDEKHGGNKTFDNFEDIAADYESDKLHPMDLKNALSKALNNILQVSISFYNNNTVIVLANVSFV; this is encoded by the exons atGGTAGGA CTTGATA GAAGACACAGAAGTATATCTAGATTCACACAATACTTCATTAACGCTAGGGGAGATGAGTACTGGCCTCTTGTGATGGACATTGCCTGCAGAAACAGTCTCGCCAAAATAAAACG GTGTATGCCTATTATGGGTCATAGTGAGACAGATGAGCTCAGTGCAGCTCACGTTCTGTATGTATGTATGCAATGTGCCGACCCTTTGTTCCTAGAG GCAGATATTTGCCAGCTTGGGATGGATCAGCAAACAGTGAATCTGCTAGCAAGAGACTACTGTGATGAGACTGAGAGGGGGAACAAACCTGTCATCTTGTCTCACC ATATGCTTCCGACAAAGATGTCTAAGAATGATCCTTCATCTGCCATCTTCATGGACGATGATGAG GGTGAAGTTAATAGGAAGATAAAAAAGAAAGCTTACTGCCCTCCGAAGATTGTGGAAGGTAACCCATGCCTGGAATACGTCAAATACATCAGTCTACCATGGTTCAATGAGTTCACTGTCGAACGAGATGAAAAACACGGTGGTAACAA GACCTTCGATAACTTTGAAGACATTGCTGCTGACTATGAGAGCGACAAGTTGCACCCTATGGATCTGAAGAACGCTCTGTCGAAAGCATTGAATAATATACTGCAAGTGAGTATTTCTTTCTATAACAACAATACCGTTATAGTATTAGCAAACGTTTCttttgtatag